From the genome of Streptomyces sp. NBC_00659, one region includes:
- a CDS encoding fumarylacetoacetate hydrolase family protein → MRIARFSIDGNVAFGAVEGDKPDELVLDIIKGIPFADFELSGTKVPLNKVRLLPPVLPNKVVAFGRNYAEHAKELGNEVPDAPFAFFKPSTSVTGPGDPIQYPSFSSELHHEAELAVVIGRMCREVPRERVKDVILGYTCANDVTARDVQRREKQWARAKGFDSSCPLGPWVETDLDPADLTIQCTVNGQQRQLGRTSEMIHSIEDLIVNITEAMTLLPGDVILTGTPAGVGPLNVGDEVAVTIEGIGTLTNKVIKRG, encoded by the coding sequence GTGCGCATCGCCAGATTCTCCATCGACGGCAACGTCGCTTTCGGCGCGGTCGAGGGCGACAAGCCGGACGAGCTCGTCCTCGACATCATCAAGGGCATCCCGTTCGCGGACTTCGAGCTCTCCGGTACGAAGGTCCCGCTGAACAAGGTCCGGCTGCTGCCGCCGGTGCTCCCGAACAAGGTCGTGGCCTTCGGCCGCAACTACGCGGAGCACGCCAAGGAGCTCGGCAACGAGGTGCCCGACGCCCCGTTCGCCTTCTTCAAGCCGTCGACCTCCGTGACCGGTCCGGGCGACCCGATCCAGTACCCCTCCTTCTCCAGCGAGCTGCACCACGAGGCCGAGCTCGCCGTCGTCATCGGCCGCATGTGCCGCGAGGTCCCGCGCGAGCGCGTCAAGGACGTCATCCTGGGCTACACCTGCGCCAACGACGTCACCGCCCGCGATGTGCAGAGGCGCGAGAAGCAGTGGGCCCGCGCCAAGGGCTTCGACAGCTCCTGCCCCCTCGGCCCCTGGGTGGAGACGGACCTGGACCCCGCGGACCTGACCATCCAGTGCACGGTCAACGGCCAGCAGCGCCAGCTCGGCCGGACCAGCGAGATGATCCACTCCATCGAGGACCTGATCGTCAACATCACCGAGGCCATGACGCTGCTCCCCGGCGACGTGATCCTCACCGGCACCCCGGCTGGGGTCGGCCCCCTGAACGTCGGCGACGAGGTCGCCGTCACCATCGAAGGCATCGGCACTCTCACCAACAAGGTGATCAAGCGTGGCTAA
- the gltX gene encoding glutamate--tRNA ligase has translation MANVRVRFCPSPTGNPHVGLVRTALFNWAFARHNEGTLVFRIEDTDAARDSEESYDQLLDSMRWLGFDWDEGPEIGGPHAPYRQSQRMDIYADVAAKLLDAGHAYRCYCSTEELDTRRDAARAAGKPSGYDGHCRDLSAEQKAAYEAEGRKPIVRFRMPDEAITFDDLVRGEITYLPENVPDYGIVRANGAPLYTLVNPVDDALMEITHVLRGEDLLSSTPRQIALYKALTELGIAKETPAFGHLPYVMGEGNKKLSKRDPESSLNLYRERGFLPEGLLNYLSLLGWSLAADRDIFSIDEMVAAFDVTDVNPNPARFDLKKCEAINADHIRMLDVKDFTERCAPWLRAPFAPWAPEDFDEAQWQAIAPHAQSRMKVLSEITDNVDFLFLPEPAVDEASWTKAMKEGSDALLRTAREKLEAADWTSPESLKEAVLAAGEEHGLKLGKAQAPVRVAVTGRTVGLPLFESLEILGKEKTLARVDAALERLAA, from the coding sequence GTGGCTAACGTCCGTGTACGTTTCTGTCCCTCCCCGACCGGCAACCCCCATGTCGGGCTGGTCCGCACCGCCCTGTTCAACTGGGCGTTCGCCCGGCACAACGAAGGCACCCTGGTCTTCCGCATCGAGGACACCGACGCGGCCCGCGACTCCGAGGAGTCGTACGACCAGCTCCTCGACTCGATGCGCTGGCTGGGCTTCGACTGGGACGAGGGCCCCGAGATCGGCGGCCCGCACGCGCCGTACCGCCAGTCGCAGCGCATGGACATCTACGCGGATGTCGCCGCCAAGCTCCTGGACGCGGGCCACGCGTACCGCTGCTACTGCTCGACCGAGGAGCTGGACACCCGCCGCGACGCCGCCCGCGCCGCCGGCAAGCCCTCCGGCTACGACGGCCACTGCCGCGACCTGTCCGCCGAGCAGAAGGCCGCCTACGAGGCCGAGGGCCGCAAGCCCATCGTCCGCTTCCGGATGCCCGACGAGGCGATCACCTTCGACGACCTGGTCCGCGGCGAGATCACGTACCTCCCGGAGAACGTCCCGGACTACGGCATCGTCCGTGCCAACGGCGCCCCGCTGTACACGCTCGTCAACCCCGTCGACGACGCCCTGATGGAGATCACCCACGTCCTGCGCGGCGAGGACCTGCTCTCCTCCACCCCCCGGCAGATCGCCCTCTACAAGGCGCTGACCGAGCTGGGCATCGCCAAGGAGACCCCGGCCTTCGGCCACCTCCCGTACGTGATGGGCGAGGGCAACAAGAAGCTCTCCAAGCGCGACCCGGAGTCGTCGCTCAACCTCTACAGGGAGCGCGGCTTCCTCCCCGAGGGCCTGCTGAACTACCTCTCCCTGCTCGGCTGGTCGCTCGCGGCGGACCGCGACATCTTCTCGATCGACGAGATGGTCGCCGCGTTCGACGTCACGGACGTGAACCCGAACCCGGCCCGCTTCGACCTGAAGAAGTGCGAGGCGATCAACGCCGACCACATCCGCATGCTCGATGTGAAGGACTTCACCGAGCGCTGCGCCCCCTGGCTGCGCGCCCCCTTCGCGCCCTGGGCGCCGGAGGACTTCGACGAGGCGCAGTGGCAGGCCATCGCCCCGCACGCCCAGTCGCGGATGAAGGTCCTCTCCGAGATCACGGACAACGTCGACTTCCTGTTCCTGCCGGAGCCGGCCGTCGACGAGGCGTCCTGGACGAAGGCGATGAAGGAGGGCAGCGACGCCCTGCTCCGGACGGCCCGCGAGAAGCTGGAGGCGGCCGACTGGACCTCCCCGGAGTCCCTGAAGGAGGCCGTCCTGGCCGCCGGTGAGGAGCACGGCCTCAAGCTCGGCAAGGCCCAGGCCCCGGTCCGCGTCGCCGTCACCGGCCGCACGGTCGGCCTGCCGCTCTTCGAGTCCCTGGAGATCCTGGGCAAGGAGAAGACGCTGGCGCGCGTCGACGCCGCGCTGGAGCGGCTCGCGGCCTAG
- a CDS encoding HAD family hydrolase → MSIDAVVWDIDDTLFDYTAADRAGMRDHLAAEGLLDGGTTVEQALARWREITDAQWARYAAGETDWQGQRRDRVRVFLGEPLSDTEADAWFDRYVTHYEGAWALFPDVLPVLDALVASHRHAVLSNSSLLVQDRKLRVLGVHDRFEAILCAAELGVSKPAAAAFHAACDALGLPPHRVAYVGDHPEIDGRGAADAGLLSVWIDRGGAHAAAAGRTGPRRIGSLAELPAILDTDTRFGAWSTFG, encoded by the coding sequence ATGAGCATCGACGCCGTGGTCTGGGACATCGACGACACGCTCTTCGACTACACGGCCGCCGACCGGGCGGGCATGCGGGACCATCTCGCCGCCGAGGGCCTGCTCGACGGCGGGACGACCGTCGAGCAGGCCCTCGCGCGCTGGCGGGAGATCACCGACGCCCAGTGGGCGAGGTACGCGGCCGGCGAGACGGACTGGCAGGGCCAGCGGCGGGACCGTGTCCGGGTGTTCCTGGGGGAGCCGCTGAGCGACACCGAGGCCGACGCCTGGTTCGACCGGTACGTCACGCACTACGAGGGCGCCTGGGCGCTCTTCCCGGACGTCCTGCCCGTCCTGGACGCGCTCGTGGCCAGCCACCGGCACGCCGTGCTGTCCAACTCCAGCCTCCTCGTGCAGGACCGCAAGCTGCGCGTCCTCGGTGTGCACGACCGCTTCGAGGCCATCCTGTGCGCCGCCGAACTCGGCGTCTCCAAACCCGCGGCGGCCGCCTTCCACGCGGCCTGTGACGCCCTGGGGCTGCCGCCGCACCGCGTCGCCTATGTCGGGGACCATCCGGAGATCGACGGGCGCGGCGCCGCCGACGCCGGTCTGCTCTCGGTCTGGATCGACCGGGGCGGTGCCCACGCCGCCGCCGCCGGACGGACGGGTCCGCGTCGCATCGGATCGCTGGCCGAGTTGCCCGCGATCCTCGACACGGATACCCGTTTTGGAGCGTGGTCCACCTTCGGGTAA
- the ndgR gene encoding IclR family transcriptional regulator NdgR translates to MDNSSGVGVLDKAALVLSALESGPATLAGLVAATGLARPTAHRLAVALEHHRMVARDMQGRFILGPRLAELAAAAGEDRLLATAGPVLTHLRDITGESAQLYRRQGDMRICVAAAERLSGLRDTVPVGSTLTMKAGSSAQILMAWEEPERLHRGLQGARFTATALSGVRRRGWAQSIGEREPGVASVSAPVRGPSNRVVAAVSVSGPIERLSRHPGRMHAQAVIDAAGRLSEALRRTG, encoded by the coding sequence ATGGACAACAGTAGCGGCGTCGGCGTTCTGGACAAGGCAGCCCTTGTCCTGAGCGCTCTGGAGTCCGGTCCGGCCACCCTCGCAGGCTTGGTCGCGGCGACCGGACTGGCACGACCCACGGCACATCGCCTCGCCGTGGCACTTGAACACCACCGCATGGTGGCGCGCGACATGCAGGGCCGTTTCATCCTCGGACCCCGGCTCGCCGAACTGGCCGCGGCCGCCGGGGAGGACCGCCTCCTCGCGACGGCGGGCCCGGTGCTCACGCACCTGAGGGACATCACGGGCGAGAGCGCGCAGCTCTACCGCCGCCAGGGCGACATGCGCATCTGCGTCGCCGCGGCCGAGCGGCTGTCCGGTCTGCGGGACACGGTCCCGGTGGGCTCCACGCTCACCATGAAGGCCGGTTCCTCCGCCCAGATCCTGATGGCCTGGGAGGAGCCGGAGCGGCTGCACCGCGGTCTCCAGGGCGCCCGCTTCACCGCCACCGCGCTGTCGGGAGTACGGCGCCGCGGCTGGGCCCAGTCGATCGGTGAACGCGAGCCGGGCGTGGCGTCCGTCTCCGCGCCGGTCCGCGGCCCCTCGAACCGTGTCGTGGCCGCCGTCTCGGTCTCCGGGCCGATCGAGCGCCTGTCCCGCCACCCGGGCCGTATGCACGCCCAGGCGGTCATCGACGCCGCCGGCCGCCTCTCCGAGGCCCTGCGCCGCACGGGCTGA
- the leuC gene encoding 3-isopropylmalate dehydratase large subunit, which translates to MGRTLAEKVWDDHVVRRADGEPDLLFIDLHLLHEVTSPQAFDGLRQAGRPVRRLDLTIATEDHNTPTLDIDKPIADPVSRVQLETLRKNAAEFGVRLHSLGDVEQGVVHVVGPQLGLTQPGTTVVCGDSHTSTHGAFGALAFGIGTSQVEHVLATQTLPLARPKTMAITIDGELPDGVSAKDLILAIIAKIGTGGGQGYILEYRGSAIEKLSMEARMTICNMSIEAGARAGMIAPDETAFAYLKGRAHAPEGEEWDAAVAYWKTLKSDDDAEFDAEVVIDAASLSPFVTWGTNPGQGAPLSANVPDPASYEDASERHAAEKALEYMGLTAGQPLRDIQVDTVFVGSCTNGRIEDLRAAAAVVEGRKVADGVRMLVVPGSARVGLQAVSEGLDVVFKEAGAEWRHAGCSMCLGMNPDQLAPGERSASTSNRNFEGRQGKGGRTHLVSPEVAAASAVAGRLASPADLSDAPVPAGV; encoded by the coding sequence ATGGGTAGGACACTCGCGGAGAAGGTCTGGGACGACCATGTCGTCCGGCGCGCCGATGGCGAACCCGACCTCCTCTTCATCGATCTGCACCTGCTGCACGAGGTGACCAGCCCGCAGGCCTTCGACGGCCTGCGTCAGGCGGGGCGCCCGGTGCGCCGCCTCGACCTCACCATCGCCACCGAGGACCACAACACCCCGACCCTCGACATCGACAAGCCCATCGCGGACCCGGTCTCCCGGGTCCAGCTGGAGACGCTGCGCAAGAACGCCGCCGAATTCGGCGTGCGGCTGCACTCGCTGGGCGACGTCGAGCAGGGCGTGGTGCACGTGGTGGGGCCGCAGCTGGGTCTGACCCAGCCGGGCACCACCGTGGTCTGCGGTGACTCGCACACCTCCACGCACGGCGCCTTCGGCGCCCTGGCGTTCGGCATCGGCACCTCCCAGGTGGAGCATGTGCTGGCCACCCAGACGCTGCCGCTGGCCCGCCCGAAGACCATGGCCATCACCATCGACGGCGAACTGCCCGACGGTGTCAGCGCCAAGGACCTGATCCTGGCGATCATCGCCAAGATCGGTACCGGCGGCGGCCAGGGCTACATCCTGGAATACCGCGGCTCCGCCATCGAGAAGCTCTCGATGGAAGCCCGGATGACCATCTGCAACATGTCGATCGAGGCCGGCGCCCGCGCGGGCATGATCGCCCCCGACGAGACCGCCTTCGCGTATCTCAAGGGCCGCGCCCACGCCCCCGAGGGCGAGGAGTGGGACGCCGCGGTCGCGTACTGGAAGACCCTGAAGTCCGACGACGACGCCGAATTCGACGCGGAGGTCGTCATCGACGCCGCCTCCCTGTCGCCGTTCGTCACCTGGGGCACCAACCCCGGCCAGGGCGCGCCGCTGTCGGCGAACGTCCCCGACCCGGCTTCGTACGAAGACGCTTCGGAGCGCCACGCCGCCGAAAAGGCCCTGGAGTACATGGGGTTGACCGCCGGACAGCCGCTGCGTGACATCCAGGTCGACACCGTCTTCGTAGGTTCGTGCACCAACGGCCGTATCGAGGACCTGCGCGCGGCCGCCGCGGTCGTCGAGGGCCGCAAAGTCGCCGACGGCGTACGGATGCTGGTCGTCCCCGGCTCCGCGCGGGTCGGTCTCCAGGCCGTCTCCGAGGGCCTGGACGTGGTCTTCAAGGAGGCCGGCGCCGAATGGCGGCACGCGGGCTGCTCGATGTGTCTGGGCATGAACCCGGACCAGCTGGCCCCCGGCGAGCGCTCCGCGTCGACCTCCAACCGCAACTTCGAGGGGAGGCAGGGCAAGGGCGGCCGTACGCACCTGGTCTCGCCCGAGGTCGCCGCCGCCTCGGCGGTCGCCGGCCGCCTGGCCTCCCCGGCCGACCTGTCCGACGCCCCTGTGCCCGCTGGAGTCTGA
- the leuD gene encoding 3-isopropylmalate dehydratase small subunit, translated as MEAFTTHTGRAVPLRRSNVDTDQIIPAHWLKKVTRDGFEDGLFEAWRKDASFILNQPERQGATVLVAGPDFGTGSSREHAVWALQNYGFKTVISSRFADIFRGNSLKNGLLTVVLDQKIVDALQELSEKDPQAEITVDLEAREVRAEGITAAFELDENARWRLLNGLDDISITLQNEGDIAAYEAKRPSHKPKTLQV; from the coding sequence ATGGAAGCATTCACCACGCACACCGGCCGGGCGGTCCCGCTGCGCCGCAGCAACGTCGACACCGACCAGATCATCCCCGCCCACTGGCTCAAGAAGGTGACCAGGGACGGCTTCGAGGACGGCCTCTTCGAGGCCTGGCGCAAGGACGCCTCCTTCATCCTCAACCAGCCCGAGCGCCAGGGCGCCACGGTTCTGGTCGCGGGTCCCGACTTCGGTACGGGCTCCTCCCGTGAGCACGCCGTCTGGGCGCTCCAGAACTACGGCTTCAAGACCGTCATCTCGTCCCGGTTCGCCGACATCTTCCGCGGCAACTCGCTCAAGAACGGCCTGCTCACGGTGGTTCTGGACCAGAAGATCGTGGACGCGCTCCAGGAGCTGTCGGAGAAGGACCCGCAGGCCGAGATCACGGTCGACCTCGAGGCCCGTGAGGTGCGCGCCGAGGGCATCACCGCCGCCTTCGAGCTCGACGAGAACGCCCGCTGGCGGCTGCTGAACGGGCTGGACGACATCTCCATCACCCTCCAGAACGAGGGCGACATCGCGGCGTACGAGGCCAAGCGCCCCTCGCACAAGCCGAAGACGCTCCAGGTCTGA